GGCGCGCAGCCGGGAGAACCGGACGTCGGCGCGCAGCCAGCGCACGTCGAGCAGGCCCGAGTCGAGCGTCGGGCGCCAGGCCGGGACCATGCCGCGCGGGTGGTAGGGCCCGTTGCCGACGAACAGGAACCACACCTTCGTCCAGCGTCCCTCGATCCGCACCCCCACCGGCTCGGCGCGGCGCAGCACCACGACCAGCGCCGCCGCGAACGCGGGCCACTTGCCCCACCGAGGCTGCCACTGCTCGCGCAGCCGCACCAGGTCGGGGTAGGAGCCCAGGCTCGCGGTGTTGAGGAAGCAGCGGGTGCGCACGACGGCCTCGGAGTCCGGGCCGGGGTGCACCTCGACCACCGCGAGGTCGACGGCGACGGCCTCGCCCGCCGCGGTGGCGTCGACGGCCTCCTGCAGGTCGTAGACGCCGACGTCGCGGGCGAAGTGGTTGAGCGTGCCCGTGGGGACCACGACGAACGGGAGCCTGCGGCGGCCCGCGACGGCCGCCGCAGCCGCGACGGTGCCGTCGCCGCCGGCGGCCCCGATGGCCCGCACCCGGTCGCCCGCGGCCTCGACGGCCGCGTCGAGCTGCTCGTCGAGGTCGCGGTCGGGCTCGGCGCGGACGACGACGGCGCGCGGGAACGCCTCCTCGAGGTCGGCGGCCGGGTCGTGCTCCGGGTCGCCCGAGCGCTGGTTGGACACGATGACCAGGCCCTCGCCGCCGGACAGGACCGGGACGGCGTCGAGCGGCCGGGCGCGGGCCTCGTCGGTGAGCCGGACCGGCCACCAGCGCCGCGACAGGAGCGCGACGCCCGTGCCGACCGCGGCGCCCGCGACGACGTCGGAGGTCCAGTGGACGCCGACGTGCACCCGCGAGTAGGCGACGGTGGCGGCCAGCGGCGCGACGGCGAGCCCCAGCTTCGGGCTCTCCATCGCGACGGCCGTGGCGAACGCCGCCGCCGACGCCGCGTGCCCGGACGGGAACGACGACGACGTGGGCGGGTCGGCCAGCTTCTGGTAGGCGGGGAGCTCGGAGGCGGCCGGGCGGCGCCGCGGCAGCAGCGGCTTGAGCACCGCGTTGGCCGACGTGCTGGCCACGGCGATGGAGAACAGGCCCCGCAGCGCCGCCTTGCGGCTGGACCCGCGGCGCGCCGCCAGCAGCCCGGCCACGGCGAACCAGAGCAGGCTGTGGTTCGCCGCCGTCGACAGCGCCTTCATGGCCCCGTCGACCGGGCTGGGAGGCAGCTCGGACACCGCGCGGGTCAGCGCGCGGTCCAGGTCGCTGACTCGTCCCCTGCTCCTGCTCACCCGACTTCTCACCCGGCCGACCCTACGGCGGAGGGTCCGGCGGCGTGCGGCGCGCCCGGAAACCGTCGGTCACATCCGTCACGGATCGGGCCCGCGCCGCCTAGGCTGTGGGGATGCAGCGGCGGATCTACGGTGTGGAGACCGAGTTCGGGGTCACCTGCACCTTCCACGGCCAGCGGCGTCTCTCCCCGGACGAGGTGGCGCGGTACCTGTTCCGCCGCGTCGTCTCCTGGGGGCGCTCGTCGAACGTCTTCCTGCGCAACGGCGCGCGGCTCTACCTCGATGTCGGGTCCCACCCGGAGTACGCCACGGCCGAGTGCGACTCGCTCGCGCAGCTGGTCAGCCACGACAAGGCGGGGGAGCGGATCCTGGAGGACCTGCTCGTCGACGCCGAGCGCCGGCTGGTCGACGAGGGCATCGG
This sequence is a window from Pseudonocardia petroleophila. Protein-coding genes within it:
- a CDS encoding bifunctional phosphatase PAP2/diacylglycerol kinase family protein, which gives rise to MSRSRGRVSDLDRALTRAVSELPPSPVDGAMKALSTAANHSLLWFAVAGLLAARRGSSRKAALRGLFSIAVASTSANAVLKPLLPRRRPAASELPAYQKLADPPTSSSFPSGHAASAAAFATAVAMESPKLGLAVAPLAATVAYSRVHVGVHWTSDVVAGAAVGTGVALLSRRWWPVRLTDEARARPLDAVPVLSGGEGLVIVSNQRSGDPEHDPAADLEEAFPRAVVVRAEPDRDLDEQLDAAVEAAGDRVRAIGAAGGDGTVAAAAAVAGRRRLPFVVVPTGTLNHFARDVGVYDLQEAVDATAAGEAVAVDLAVVEVHPGPDSEAVVRTRCFLNTASLGSYPDLVRLREQWQPRWGKWPAFAAALVVVLRRAEPVGVRIEGRWTKVWFLFVGNGPYHPRGMVPAWRPTLDSGLLDVRWLRADVRFSRLRAVAALLLGALDHSRVYGQREVPEFDVQLSVPGMLATDGEVVEEAGHYTFRVAKEPIEVYRRREENWTGRDRPFLP